One genomic window of Elaeis guineensis isolate ETL-2024a chromosome 2, EG11, whole genome shotgun sequence includes the following:
- the LOC140855318 gene encoding uncharacterized protein, giving the protein MRNLNTKKEVQQLNRRIIMLSQFISRSAERCLSFFKILRQEKDFSWPDECWQAFEDLKRYPTSPPLLVKLEVGEMLYLYLATSPEAVSSVLVWKNKSRIYQLIYYTSKVLHEVETRYSKAEKMIFALVISAQQLHPYFQAHAIVVLIDQPLRVILHRPDTSG; this is encoded by the coding sequence atgcgaaaTCTGAACACCAAAAAAGAGGTACAGCAGCTCAACAGAAGAATCATTATGCTCAGCCAATTTAtttctcggtcggctgagagatgcctctcGTTCTTCAAAATCCTAAGGCAGgaaaaggacttctcttggccggatGAGTGCTGGCAAGCCTTCGAGGACCTGAAGAGATATCCGACTTCTCCGCCTCTGCTTGTAAAACTAGAGGTCGGAGAAATGTTGTACCTCTACTTGGCTACCTccccagaggcggttagctcggtgctcgtctggAAGAACAAGAGCCGAATTTACCAGctcatatactacaccagcaaagtgctccacgaagtTGAAACTCGATACTCGAAGGCGGAGAAAatgatatttgccttggtcatatcAGCACAGCAACTTCATCCGTATTTCCAAGCGCATGCCATCGTGGTCCTCATCGACCAGCCCCTGAGAGTGATCCTGCATCGCCCTGACACATCAGGATGA